TACAGCCGCTGTAGCAGAGGAGGCAGCGTAGCCGGAAGCGCCACCGAGCTGTCAACGACCCGGCGGCGGAGTTGCGTTTGCTGTTTCACCCGAAATTAACCACCCGCTTTCGTTAGCTGCTTGTGGGCATCCAGCATTTGTTTCATCTCTTTTGGCCCCTGATAACCCGGGATCATGCTGCCGTTGCTCAAGATAATCGCCGGCGTGCCCTGAACGCCAAACTGCACGCCCAGGTTGTAATGGTTAGCCAGGTTTATGTCACAGCTTGCCGGTGCCACATCTCCGCCCTTCATTGCGGCATCGAACGCCTTGTTGCGGTCTTTCGCACACCAGATGGACTTCATGTCGCTCTCAGCCTGGCTTTGCAGCCCCTGGCGCGGGAATGCCAGATAACGCACGGTGATCCCCAGCGCGTTGTAGTCGCTCATCTCTTCGTGCAGTTTGTGGCAGTAGCCGCAGGTGATGTCGGTGAACACCGTAATCACATGCTGCTCCTTCGGCGCTTTGTAGATGATCATCTCTTTTTCCAGAGCGTTCAGCTTGCCGACCAGCAGTTGGTTAGTCACGTTCACCGGCTGGGCCCCGCTCACATCATAAAGCGGCCCCTGAATCACATGCTTGCCGTCTTCGGTTACGTAGAGCACGCCGCTGTCGGTCAGCACGGTTTTCATTCCGGCAACCGGTGCAGCTTGAATCTCCGCCCCCTGCACGCCCAGCTTCGCCAGGGATTGTTTAATGGCGGCGTCATCCGCGTGAGCAAAACCGGAAACAGAAGCGGCCAGCAGCGAAAGCAGCCAAAAACCTTTTTTCATGAGGATTCCTTTATCTCTTGTGGCACTCACGCTCGAGGGTGGTGCTGTTGATGCAGCTGGCGTAAACGCGCCGTCGCTACATGTGTATAAATTTGTGTCGTGGACAAATCACTATGGCCCAGCAGCATCTGTACGACACGGAGATCCGCGCCATGGTTCAGCAAGTGCGTGGCAAAAGCGTGGCGCAACACATGCGGAGACAACTTTTCGCTGTCGATGCCAGCCAGCACGGCATAGTGCTTAATGCGGTGCCAGAAGGTTTGCCGCGTCATTTGCTGTGCGCGGTTACTGGGGAATAGCACGTCCAGAGACTGTCCGTTTAACAAGTCCGGGCGGCTATACTTCAGGTACTCTTCAATCCAGTACACCGCCTCTTCCCCCAGCGGTACCAGACGCTCTTTATTGCCTTTACCAATCACCCGCACAACGCCCTGCCGCAGGCTGATGTCGCTCATTGTCAGCCCGACCAGCTCCGAGACGCGCAGCCCGGTTGCGTACAAAACTTCAAGCATTGCTTTATCACGCAGCTCAATAGGCTGATCGATACACGGAGATTGTAACAGCCGCTCAACCTGAGCTTCGCTTAAATCCTTTGGCAAACGCTGAGGAAGTTTGGGGGATGAAAGCAGCGCGCTAGGGTCGTCTTCCCGCATTTTTTCACGGTACAAATACTGAAATAACCTACGCATGGCGCTAAGCAAGCGTGCGGAACTGGTGGCTTTATAACCGCCCTCAACGCGCTCCGCAAGCAGCGACTGGAGATCCGAAGCCTGGACCGTTAAAAAACTGAGCTGGTGGCGCTGCAGCCATTCGGCCACCATAGTGAGATCGCGGCGATAAGAACTGAGCGTATTTTCAGCCAGGTTTCTCTCCAGCCACAGCGCATCCAGAAACTGTTCTATACGAATCTTATCCTGCTCCACGCTCCACTCCTGATTTGGCGAATTGTGTCCATTATGCATGATGGCGAACGGGATCTGGTACACTTGGCCATCTGCACGCGATTAAAATGAGTTGTTATTGCTATGAACATTGGTCTTTTTTACGGCTCCAGCACCTGCTACACCGAAATGGCAGCCGAAAAAATTCGCGACATCATTGGCCCGGAACTGGTGACGCTTCACAACCTGAAAGACGACACTCCGGCCCTGATGGAGCAGTATGACGTTCTGATCCTTGGCATTCCAACCTGGGATTTTGGTGAACTGCAGGAGGACTGGGAAACCGTCTGGCCGCAGTTAGACGAACTGAATCTGGAAGGCAAAATCGTGGCGCTTTACGGCATGGGCGACCAGCTTGGCTACGGTGAATGGTTCCTGGATGCGTTAGGCATGCTGCACGACAAGCTGGCACCGCGCGGGGCGCAATTCATCGGTTACTGGCCAACTGAAGGCTATGAATTTACCAGCCCAAAACCGGTCATTGCCGACGGGCAGCTGTTTGTTGGCCTGGCGTTGGATGAAACCAATCAGTACGATCTGAGCGACGAACGTATTGAAACCTGGTGTGAGCAAATCCTTGGCGAAATGGCCGAGCGCTTCGCTTAAACCTGCCCGCTTCCGCTCGCCTGTTGCTGCATCAGCAGGCGGCGTAAGTCACGCCATTCACCGATGTCCATGCTGTCAGCGGCCAGCCAAAGGTGCTGGCAACGTTGTTTTCCAGCCCGTCGCAGTCTTAGCATCACCCCGCTATCAATAATCCACGGGTTTCCGACGATATCCCAGTCACGCCCTTGCCAGCGCAGACGAAAGTCCGTCAGCAGTTTAATTTCGCCCTGGCGAGCGTGAATACGGCGCTGGCTGCGCACGCTGTCAAAAACCACAAGGGAAAGCAATAGCATCCAGACCAGCGTGTAGCTCATCGGCCACGGCATTAGCAGCACGAACAGCGCCACCAGGCCGTGGAGGAGTAATGACATCCATTGCGCGCGCCATGAAACCCGCAGGTCAGATTGCCACAGGACCACGTTCTTTATTCCGTGTCTGAATCAGGGCAACCATACGCTGAAGTTCGGCATCTGCTGGTTTACCGTGGTTCATCAACCAGTTAAACAAGTCTGGATCGTCAGACTCCAGCAGGCGGACAAACAGCTGCTTGTCGCTGTCGCTAAGCGTTTCGTATTCATGTTCGAAGAACGGCATAATCGAAATATCGAGCTCGCGCATTCCACGGCGGCATGCCCAGTGAATTCGGGCTTTATTATTGATATCCATGTGCACTTTCCTGCTTAACCATCAAATTGGGTACGGAGTTAGTGTAACGTGTTTTTGTCACCGGGATTACCTGAATGTTCCATTGTGCGCGCTTTCCCCATACAAACCCGTGTCACAGCACCGATTGCACAAGATTCTCCGAGGCAGCACGCAAACGCACAAATGGCGTTATCAAACTGCTTGCATTGCCCTCTGGCTCTTTTACCATTGAGAAATTAAACCGTTGGATAACCCGGGATCTTTGTTATGGCTTTTAATCCGTTTCCTCCTCGCCAGCCCTGTGCCTCCGCCCGTCTGCCGCTGACGTTAATGACGCTTGATGACTGGGCTCTCGTCACTGCCGTAGGCGCGGATGCCGAGAAGTACCTTCAGGGGCAGGTCACTGCCGACGTCGCTAAGCTTGAAGCGGGCCAGCATTTACTTTGCGCCCATTGCGATGCCAAAGGGAAGATGTGGAGTAACCTGCGCCTGTTCCATCGCGGTGAAGGCTTTGCATTTATTGAGCGTCGCAACCTGCGTGACGCCCAACTGACGGAGCTAAAGAAATACGCCGTCTTCTCCAAAGTCACCTTCAGTGCGGATGACGCCAGCGTTTTGTTAGGGTTAGCCGGTTTCCAGGCGCGCTCTGCGCTAGCCGCCGTTTTCGATACGCTGCCGGATGAAGAAACCCAGGTCGTCCAGCACGGAGCAACAACTTTACTGTGGCTGAACCAGCCAGCTGAACGCTTCCTGATTGTCACTGACGAAGAAACGGCTCAGACGCTAACCGAGAAACTCAGCGAAGAAGCACAGCGCAATGATAGCCAGCAGTGGCTGGCGCTGGATGTCGAAGGCGGATTGCCAGTCATTGATAGCGTAAACAGCGCACAGTTCATTCCACAGGCGACCAACCTTCAGGCACTGGGCGGCATCAGCTTTAAAAAAGGCTGTTATACCGGCCAGGAAATGGTTGCCCGAGCCAAGTTCCGCGGAGCAAATAAGCGAGCACTCTGGCTGCTGGCCGGTAGCGCCAGCCGCGTACCTGAGGCAGGCGAAGACCTTGAATTGCAGCTGGGTGAAAACTGGCGTCGTACCGGTACCGTGCTGGCCGCCGTGCGATTAGAAGATGGCCGTCTTATTGTGCAGGCGGTGATGAACAACGATCTGGAGCCGGACAGCGTCCTGCGCGTACGTGACGATGCAAACAGCAAGCTCGCACTTGAACCACTGCCTTATTCTCTGGAAGAAAAATAATCGCATGTTGAGCCCCGAGACCGGGGCTCAACATTTTGGCAGGTTAGGCGCACGCTAACGAATATAGAGATAAATCGCGAGGAAATGGCAAACGCTGCCCCCCAGCACAAATCCGTGCCAGATGGCATGGTTGTATGGAATGCGTTTGCAGACGTAGAAAATTACCCCGAGCGAATAAACGATACCGCCAATCGCCAGTAGCGTAACGCTGCCCGGCGCCAGTTTGACCACCATCTGGTAGATAACCACCAGCGACAGCCAGCCCATCAGCAGATAGGTCACCAGCGACAGCACCTTAAACCGGTGCGCGATAGTGAGCTTAAACAGTATCCCGGCCAGCGCCAGGCTCCAGATGACAATCATCAATCCTTTTGACAGCGGTGAGTTGAGTCCCACCAGCAGAAAAGGTGTGTATGTTCCGGCAATCAGCAGGTATATGGCGCAGTGGTCAAACTTTTTCAGCCACCGCTTGGCCCGCTCGTGCGGAATGGCGTGGTAAAGGGTTGAGGCGAGAAACAGCAGGATCATGCTGCCGCCGTACAGGCTATAGCTGGTGATTGCCGTTGCGCTGGCGTTGGCGTCCACCGCCTGTACCAGCAGCAACACCAAGCCAACAATGCCGAACACCAGCCCAATGCCGTGGCTGATGCTATTGGCTACTTCCTCAGCCAGAGAATATCCATGCGCGATAATTGGTTTACGAGCCATCTGGCTCCTCCCGAGATAAAGAAGAATAACGCAGCCCCACTAGCCTAACTGAGAATGATTCCAGTGAACACATGTAAGCTAAAATAAATGTGTGAGCGCCTGTGACGACCGCAGTTCGTCAGCCTGGAGGATTTCTTTTACAATCAAACGACAGCGAAAAAACAGGGATAAAACGATGCAACAGGCATTTGGCGAAATGAGCGAGGCCATCCATTTCCTGATGGAGATTGATAAGCTGAAGCTGGTTCAACGCCGTACCAAAATCATTGGTCATGAACAACATGAAGACTCTGCCGAACACAGCTGGCACTTCGCCGTGGCGGCGATGAGCCTGGCTCCCTGGGCCAGGGAAGACGTGGATATCCAGCGAGTGATTCAGATGGCGCTGTTACATGATATCGTGGAAATCGACGTTGGCGATGTGCTGGTTTATGACATTGCGGCCCGCGAAGCTATCGCCGAAAAAGAAGCTGTGGCCGCACGCCGCCTGTTTGGTTTATTACCCGAGCCTCAGGGGCCACAATTCCTCGCGCTGTGGGAAGAATATGAGGCGGGCACCACGCCCGATGCCCGCTTTGCCGGGGCGCTGGATCGCATTTTGCCTATTCTGCTAAACCTGCATAACCAAGGGCAGAGCTGGCGAGAAAATAATATTTCCCTGCAGCAGGTATTAACCCGCAATGCGCAGGTGGGAGAAAGCTGGCCGGAATTATGGCAACATGTCGAGCGCCAATTATATGTGGCACACGAGAAAGGCTGGCTGCGTTAGCCCTGGCCGTTAGCAAAAGTCGACTCAGCAGGAAGAGAGAGTATGTTTACCCACGCGGCAATCGCCAACCTGAACGGCCTCGAGATGATGGTGTACAACTTTGTCATCAAAAACAAAGACAAAGTGATGTACATGACCATCCGGGAGCTGGCGGATGCCGCAGGTGTCTCCACCACTACCGTGCTGCGTTTTTGCCGCAAGCTCAACTGTGAGGGGTATTCTGAATTTCGCGTTCGCTTTAAATTATATCTGGAGCAAACGGAAACCCAGCCCGCTAATTTCGGCAGCAGCGAAATCATCAGTTTTTTTAAAAGCACCAATAACGAAGAATTTGATAATCTCATCGATCGTGCGGTAGATATTATTTGCTCCTCCGAGCGTATTATTTTTGTTGGCGCGGGAACATCTGGCGCTTTAGCCAAATACGGCGCACGCTTTTTCTCAAACGTTGGGAAATTTAGCAATCATATAGATGACCCTTATTTTCCGGTCACCAATGATATGGCACGTAACGCGCTGGCTATTGTGCTTTCCGTTTCCGGCGAGACCGAAGAAATCCTGCGCTTTGCCAGCCAGTTCAGCCTCCACCACTGCAAAGTGATGTCTATCACCAGCCATGAGAACTCGTCGCTGGCTAAATTAGCCGACTTTAATATCTCCTGGCATATTCCGCCGGTGCGTATCGCTGGGGTTTATGACATCACCACACAAATCCCTGTCATTTATATTCTGGAAACAATTGGCCGCCGACTGGCGAAAAGAATGATGTAAAAAAACACCCTGTTTTTTATTTGTGACAAATCACAATTCACGCTATTTGTTATATCGTGACAATCCCATTTCATTTGTTAGACTCCAAAACAGAAATAATAGATTCAGCGCCACAGTGTGATTCAACGCACATTATTTCCTGCGCTAACGATGAGATGAAATAATATGAAACAACTGAAGTTACCGAAAGACTTTTTATGGGGCGGCGCGGTTGCCGCTCACCAGGTGGAAGGCGGCTGGAACAAAGACGGTAAAGGCCCAAGCATTTGTGACGTACTGACGGGCGGCGCCCACGGCGTCCCGCGCGAGATAACCCTGCAGGTAGAACCCGGTAAATATTATCCAAACCATGAAGCGATTGATTTTCATGGCCGCTACAAAGAAGACATCAAGCTCTTCGCTGAGATGGGCTTCAAGTGCTTCCGTACCTCCATTGCCTGGCCCCGTATTTTCCCTAACGGCGACGAGCAGCAGCCTAATGAAGCCGGCCTCAAGTTCTACGACGACATGTTCGATGAGCTGCTGAAGTACAACATCGAGCCGGTCATCACCCTTTCCCACTTCGAAATGCCGCACCATCTGGTCACCGAATACGGCGGCTGGACCAGCCGTAAAGTGGTCGATTTCTTTGTTCGTTTCGCCGAGGTCGTGTTCGAGCGCTACAAGAGCAAAGTGAAGTACTGGATGACCTTTAACGAAATCAATAATCAGCGTAACTGGCGCGCGCCGCTGTTCGGCTACTGCTGCTCCGGTGTGGTTTACACCGAGCATGACAACCCGGAAGAGGTCATGTACCAGGTGTTGCACCACCAGTTTGTGGCGAGCGCGATGGCGGTCAAGATAGGCCACCGCATTAATCCTGAGATGAAAATCGGCTGCATGCTCGCCATGGTGCCGCTGTACGCCTTCTCCTGTAAGCCTGAAGATCAAATGTATGCTCAGGAATCGATGCGCGAACGCTATGTGTTTACTGACGTACAGCTGCGTGGCTATTACCCGTCTTACGTACTGAACGAGTGGGAACGCCGCGAGTTCAATATCAAAATGGAAGCCGGTGACGAGCAAATTCTGCGCGAAGGCGTCTGTGATTACCTCGGGTTCAGCTACTACATGACGAACGCCGTTCAGGCCGAAGGCGGCAGCGGCGATGCACTTTCCGGCTTCCAGGGCAGCGTGCCGAACCCGCACGTCAAAGCCTCCGACTGGGGCTGGCAGATTGATCCGGTTGGCCTGCGTTATGCGCTGTGCGAACTGTATGAGCGTTATCAAAAGCCGCTGTTCATTGTAGAAAACGGTTTTGGCGCGTACGACAAGGTCGAGGCAGACGGCTCCATCAACGATGACTACCGCATTGATTATCTGCGCGCTCACGTTGAAGAACTGAAAAAGGCCGTGACCTACGATGGCGTGGATCTGATGGGCTATACGCCGTGGGGCTGCATCGACTGCGTGTCGTTTACCACCGGCCAGTACAGCAAGCGCTACGGCTTTATCTACGTGAACAAGCACGACGACGGTACCGGCGATATGTCCCGCTCCCGCAAGAAGAGCTTCAACTGGTACAAAGAAGTGATAGCCAGCAACGGCGAGAATCTCTGAGCAAAAGGCACCTTCATGGTGCCTTTCAAACAAATGACAAACCTCTGGCAATAGAAGAAGTACCAGACTGCTCGTTAAAAAAACTGGAAAATCAATTCATTGATTTTCGGCTGATAACCACAAAGAGGGAAAAACCACGCTTTTTTTCTCTTTGTCAGCAACCTCAAAGGCGCCTGTATGGCGCCTTTCTTATTTAAACGGGCAGGCCAAACCGGAAGCAGGCGCCGCGCTGCGGCAGGTCTACCAGCGAAATATCGCTGCCGTGCAACTGCAGCATCTGGCGAACGATCATCAGGCCAAGCCCGCCAACCCTAAGCCGGGATTGATTCACTATCGAAGGCCGTACAAACAGCCCCTCTTTAAGCTCCTGCGGAATGCCAGGCCCACTGTCGCTGACCTGCACCATGACTTTATCCACCTCTTTCCACAGCCGGACAGAAATCACGCCTTTGTCCGGGGTATGGCGAATCGCGTTGTCCAGCAGATTGGTCAGCACCCGCTCAATCATGCTGACATCGGCCTCAATTAGCGGCAATCCAGGCTGAATATCAGCCAAAAGCTCAAGCTGGCGAGTCTGCGCCGGCAGCTCAAATTTCTGGAACACATCCTGCAGCAGTTCGCTGATGGAGAAGCTCTCTTTGTGCGGCTTCACTACCCCATATTCCAGCCGCGCCAGTTCAAACAGCGACTGAGCCAGCGCCCCTACCTTCTGGCTCTGCGCGAGGGCTATATCCAGATAACGTTTTTTATCGGCCTCGCTCAGGGTGGCCGACATCACCGACAGGCTTTCAAGGTAGCCATGCAGCGACGTCAGCGGGGTTCGCAGGTCATGAGAAATATTGGCGATAAACTCACGGCGGAGCTGATCTTGTTGGGTCAGGCTATGCCATTGCTCGGAGATTCGCCCGGCCATGGCTATCACCCCATGACGTAGCTGGGCAAGTTCATCCCCGTCTCCGCCAGGTTTTTGCGGCAGAGCCGCCATCGCTTGCATTTCGGCCATGCCCCCTGATTCCAGGGCCTTAACGTGCTGCGAAAGTTCGCGTAGCGGGCGGGTGATCCAGCGAAACGCCAGGCCACCAACCACCAGCCCCAGGACGCAGATCAGGCTGAGCAGAAACAGGCTCAGTTTCAACACCGCATCGAATTGAGCGCTGTTGGCCAGCTGATTGTAGGTTTCACCCAGCAGCACCACGTATAAATAGCCCTCCAGCTTACCGTCCCGCATCATCGGCGCCACGCTAAACACCTTCTGCCCGTCCAGGCTACGCGGGTCGTCGCCATAAAGCGGGAATTTGCCGCCGTTCAGCGCGGCACGCAGCGGGCCAAGATCGACCTGATGGCGCTTAATATGCCCATCCGGCGCCGCATCACCGATAATGTTGCCCTGTTTATCCAGCAAATAAACTTCCACGCTGGGATTCACCGCCATCAGGTGATCGAACAGCGTGCGCACCGAGTCTTTGTTCAGTCCGTCCTGCCCGAGCAGCGGGTAGCTTTGGTTGATGTGCTGCGCCAGGTCACCGGAAAGCTGCTGAATAACGGCCTGGCTGTACTGGGTGCTGGTACGCACCTGAAGCCAGCCCAAAAAGGCGCAGGCGGTCAGCAACAACACGGCAAAAACCAGCGTCAGGCGCCGGGAGAGCGTAAGGATTCGCATAGGGTTACTCACGTATCTGGGCGGTAAACTTGTAGCCTTTACCCCACACGGTGCGGATGAAATTCGGCTCAGCCGGGTTATCTTCAATCTTGATGCGTAGCCGGTTGATGTGGGTGTTAACGGTGTGCTCATAGCCTTCGTGCTGATAGCCCCAAACCTGGTTGAGCAAGTGCAGCCGCGAAAACACTTTGTCCGGGTGGCGGGCAAAGAAGTAGAGCAGGTCAAACTCACGCGGGGTGAGCTCCACCGGGAGTTGGTTCAGGCGAACGTCTCTTGCCAGGGGATCAATCGTGAGTGGGCCAAACGTCAGCGTACCGGCGTCTATCTTGAGGTTTTGGCTCATCGCCTCCTGGCGGCGGAACAGTGCCTTCACGCGAGCGACCAGTTCCAGCATTGAAAAGGGTTTCGCCAGGTAGTCGTCCGCGCCCAGCTCCAGCCCCAGCACGCGGTGCGTTTCGCTGGAGCGAGCGCTGATCATAATAATCGGCGTGTAGCGCGTCATACTTCTGGCAAAGCGGCAAATCTCCAGGCCATCGACGCCGGGCAGCATGAGATCGAGAATTAACGCATCCCAGCCGCCCTGTCTCAGCTTTTCCAGCCCAACATTGCCGTCGGCGGCATGCACAATCTCAAAGCCTTCTTCCCGCAAATGCAGCTGTAAAAGCTCGGCGATATTTTCGTCGTCTTCCACGATCAGTATTTTTTTTGCCTGATTCACTTTGTCTGTCCCCCACGCCTGGCATAGCCAAAGTTTACACAACTCGCGTCGGTTAAGTTGTCACATTTAATTTAACTTTGCGTGAGGCAATGGGGAACAAATCAGGCCAATACTCGCTGCATCGAATCACGAGGAAGCCGGACGATGGAAAGCTCAACGCTGCATACCGCCCCAACGCTCATTCACCCGCTATGGCTAAGGCTCTGCCACTGGCTGAATGCGCTGGCGATACTGATTATGGTCACCAGCGGCTGGCGCATTTATAACGCCTCTCCCCTGTTTCATTTCCAGTTTGCCAACGAGCTGACGCTCGGCGGCTGGCTGGGCGGGGCGCTGCAGTGGCACTTCGCCGGGATGTGGCTGTTTGCGGTCAACGGCGTGATTTACCTGCTGTGCAATCTTTTCAGCGGCCGCTTCAGGCAGAAATACTGGCCGTTATCGCCTCGTGAATTCTTCCAGGATGCCTTTGCGGCGCTGCGGGGGAAATTAGCCCACGCTGACCTGAGCCATTACAACATGGTGCAAAAGGCAGCCTACCTGTTCGTTATCGCCGATAGCCTGCTGCTGGTCGTTTCCGGCCTGGTGGTGTGGAAATCCGTGCAGTTTTCCCTGCTGCGAGAATTGCTTGGGGGCTACGACACGGCGAGATTTATCCACTTTTATGCCATGTCCGCGCTGGTCGGTTTCGTGGCAATTCATCTGCTGATGGTGGCGCTGGTGCCCCGCACGTTGCTCGCCATGCTCCGTGGCCGCTAAGGAAGAAACATGAGCGATAAAAACGAAATCATTAAAGAAGCGACGCAGCTGATTAATAAGCAGCTCACGCAGGAAGGCCGCCGTCGTTTTTTAAAGCAGGGTTTAACGCTCGGCGGCATCGCGATGCTCACTGGCTGCGATATTAGCGATAACGCAACGGTTGAAAGTTCGCTCAGCAAGATTTCACGTTTTAACGACCGCATTCAGGCGTGGCTGTTTAACGGCAGTCAGCTGGCACCGGTTTACCCGGAAAGCATGATCGACGTTAACTTCCCGTTTAACGCCTTTTACGGCGAGGATGAAGCGCCTGACATCAGCGGCGACAGCTATCGCCTTGAGCTTGCCGGGCTGATTACCGACAAGCGCCCGTGGACGCTGGCGCAGCTTCACCAGATGGCGCAGGTCAGCCAGGTCACTCGCCATATCTGCGTCGAAGGCTGGAGCGCCATCGGCAAGTGGGGTGGCGTACCTTTTGCCCTGTTCCTGAAAGGGATTGGCGCCGATCTGCGAGCCAAATACGTCAGCTTTAAATGTGCGGATGATTACTACACCAGTATTGATATGGCCACCGCGCTGCACCCGCAAACGCTGATTGCGTTGACCTGGGATGGCAAAGTGCTGCCGCGCAAATATGGCTACCCGATGAAACTGCGCATCCCAACCAAACTCGGCTACAAGAACCCGAAGCATATTCAGGTTATTGAAGTCACTAATCGCTACCCCGGCGGCTACTGGGAAGACCAGGGCTATAACTGGTTCGGCGGTAGTTAATTCTAATCACTCACTGAAAAATGAAGGAAATACATCATGAAAAAGATCTACGCTGCCCTGCTGTGCTCCACCATGCTGTTCGGTATTGCTGGGGCTAAGGCTGCGGACTCGATGAGCAAAGATTCCATGGCCAAAGACGGCATGGGCAAAATGACCCACACCTGTAAAGACGGTATGAACAAGGACGGCATGAAGAAAGATTGCATGTCCAAAGACGGCATGAAGAAAGACGGGATGAGTAAAGACCATATGGGCAAAGACAGCATGGCCAAAGACGGTATGGCGAAAGACAGCATGAGCAAGCAATAAGCCTTACGCTACGCC
This Klebsiella michiganensis DNA region includes the following protein-coding sequences:
- a CDS encoding 6-phospho-beta-glucosidase → MKQLKLPKDFLWGGAVAAHQVEGGWNKDGKGPSICDVLTGGAHGVPREITLQVEPGKYYPNHEAIDFHGRYKEDIKLFAEMGFKCFRTSIAWPRIFPNGDEQQPNEAGLKFYDDMFDELLKYNIEPVITLSHFEMPHHLVTEYGGWTSRKVVDFFVRFAEVVFERYKSKVKYWMTFNEINNQRNWRAPLFGYCCSGVVYTEHDNPEEVMYQVLHHQFVASAMAVKIGHRINPEMKIGCMLAMVPLYAFSCKPEDQMYAQESMRERYVFTDVQLRGYYPSYVLNEWERREFNIKMEAGDEQILREGVCDYLGFSYYMTNAVQAEGGSGDALSGFQGSVPNPHVKASDWGWQIDPVGLRYALCELYERYQKPLFIVENGFGAYDKVEADGSINDDYRIDYLRAHVEELKKAVTYDGVDLMGYTPWGCIDCVSFTTGQYSKRYGFIYVNKHDDGTGDMSRSRKKSFNWYKEVIASNGENL
- a CDS encoding histidine kinase, producing the protein MRILTLSRRLTLVFAVLLLTACAFLGWLQVRTSTQYSQAVIQQLSGDLAQHINQSYPLLGQDGLNKDSVRTLFDHLMAVNPSVEVYLLDKQGNIIGDAAPDGHIKRHQVDLGPLRAALNGGKFPLYGDDPRSLDGQKVFSVAPMMRDGKLEGYLYVVLLGETYNQLANSAQFDAVLKLSLFLLSLICVLGLVVGGLAFRWITRPLRELSQHVKALESGGMAEMQAMAALPQKPGGDGDELAQLRHGVIAMAGRISEQWHSLTQQDQLRREFIANISHDLRTPLTSLHGYLESLSVMSATLSEADKKRYLDIALAQSQKVGALAQSLFELARLEYGVVKPHKESFSISELLQDVFQKFELPAQTRQLELLADIQPGLPLIEADVSMIERVLTNLLDNAIRHTPDKGVISVRLWKEVDKVMVQVSDSGPGIPQELKEGLFVRPSIVNQSRLRVGGLGLMIVRQMLQLHGSDISLVDLPQRGACFRFGLPV
- a CDS encoding chemotaxis protein CheY, with product MNQAKKILIVEDDENIAELLQLHLREEGFEIVHAADGNVGLEKLRQGGWDALILDLMLPGVDGLEICRFARSMTRYTPIIMISARSSETHRVLGLELGADDYLAKPFSMLELVARVKALFRRQEAMSQNLKIDAGTLTFGPLTIDPLARDVRLNQLPVELTPREFDLLYFFARHPDKVFSRLHLLNQVWGYQHEGYEHTVNTHINRLRIKIEDNPAEPNFIRTVWGKGYKFTAQIRE
- a CDS encoding cytochrome B561, translated to MESSTLHTAPTLIHPLWLRLCHWLNALAILIMVTSGWRIYNASPLFHFQFANELTLGGWLGGALQWHFAGMWLFAVNGVIYLLCNLFSGRFRQKYWPLSPREFFQDAFAALRGKLAHADLSHYNMVQKAAYLFVIADSLLLVVSGLVVWKSVQFSLLRELLGGYDTARFIHFYAMSALVGFVAIHLLMVALVPRTLLAMLRGR
- a CDS encoding oxidoreductase produces the protein MSDKNEIIKEATQLINKQLTQEGRRRFLKQGLTLGGIAMLTGCDISDNATVESSLSKISRFNDRIQAWLFNGSQLAPVYPESMIDVNFPFNAFYGEDEAPDISGDSYRLELAGLITDKRPWTLAQLHQMAQVSQVTRHICVEGWSAIGKWGGVPFALFLKGIGADLRAKYVSFKCADDYYTSIDMATALHPQTLIALTWDGKVLPRKYGYPMKLRIPTKLGYKNPKHIQVIEVTNRYPGGYWEDQGYNWFGGS
- a CDS encoding pentapeptide MXKDX repeat-containing protein, whose translation is MKKIYAALLCSTMLFGIAGAKAADSMSKDSMAKDGMGKMTHTCKDGMNKDGMKKDCMSKDGMKKDGMSKDHMGKDSMAKDGMAKDSMSKQ